A region of Panicum virgatum strain AP13 chromosome 8N, P.virgatum_v5, whole genome shotgun sequence DNA encodes the following proteins:
- the LOC120685585 gene encoding CASP-like protein 4U1, with protein MRLDSATKCCTTFPALNSAQTEKSFPRSFSSYHVLCSKLILSPQTHHGRYTVGVNVIVSFYSIAQAFVETRRLISPWLWSTSCYCISLVLDQVLAYLLMSASSAAASRNHLRANGFAMDRFRRNINAAVWFSFLGFLALAAHSLISMANLFSRI; from the exons ATGCGGCTAGATTCTGCCACCAAATGCTGTACTACATTTCCTGCTTTAAATTCAGCACAAACTGAAAAGAGTTTCCCGCGAAGCTTCTCCTCCTATCATGTTTTATGTAGCAAGCTAATTCTTTCGCCTCAAACGCACCATGGCAGGTACACCGTCGGAGTGAATGTGATCGTCAGCTTCTACTCCATCGCGCAAGCTTTCGTGGAAACCCGCCGTCTGATCTCACCGTGGCTGTGGAGCACCTCATGCTACTGCATCAGCCTTGTCCTCGATCAG GTCCTGGCATATCTCCTGATGTCTGCGTCGTCAGCGGCCGCATCTCGCAACCATCTGCGGGCGAACGGGTTTGCCATGGACCGGTTCAGGCGCAACATCAACGCCGCGGTGTGGTTCTCGTTCCTTGGATTCCTTGCGCTGGCGGCGCACTCGCTCATCTCCATGGCTAATCTCTTCAGCAGGATCTGA